TTATTTGATTATATTTTCTGTAATAGTAATTTTAATTGCTGAACTTATTGGTTTTAAAGTACTTTCTATTGGAAAGTTTAAAATTGGTTTACTACCATTATTATTTGCTCTAATTATCACTATGATTTTAGCATTTAATATCTTCAGAAAAGGTATTTTAGAAAAAGTCTATAATGAAGAAAATGTTAATTTTGCTGGAAAATATTTAATAATTATAATGTTACCTCTTATGGCTAAATATGGTGCTGATGTAGCTCCAAGATTAAAAGAAATAATATCTATAGGATGGATATTTTTAATTCAAGAATTAGGAAACGTAGGTACTGTAATTATAGGGCTTCCAATCGCACTACTTATAGGACTTAGAAGAGAGGCTATCGGTTCTACTCTTGGGCTTGGTAGAGAAGGAGAACTTGCTTATATCTCTGAAAAATATACTTTAAACTCTGACGAAGGACGTGGTGTTCTTTCTATGTATATCTTCGGTACTCTTTTTGGAGCTATATTTTTTAGTGTTATCGCTCCTATATTTTTAGAGATTGGTTTTAGAGTAGAAGCTCTTGCTATTGCTTCCGGAATGGGTTCTGCTAGTATGATGACTGCTGCTAGTTCAGCTCTTGCTGCTATTCATCCTGAAAAAGCTGAAATAATAAGAGCTTATGCTGCTGCCAGTCAATTATTAACAAGTTTTATTGGAACATTTACTATGGTATTTATTGCCGTTCCTCTACAAAGATTTATGTATAACAAGTTAACTGGAGGTAAAAAAAATGACTAAAAAATTATTTGAAAATTATTTTATAAAAAATCTTTCAATACTAACTCTAAGTTTATCTTTAATTCTTTTCACTCAATGGATTAAAGTTTTAAAATATGGAGATAAAGGACCTCAAATTACTATTTATACATTCTTAGGATTATTTTGTCTAGGATTATTTGCTATTATAGGAATAATTTTACAAAGAGTTATGCAAAAAGCTCCTATTAAATTTATAAGAGATTTTCCTATCTTAGGTTGGGTATCTATTACTTCTTTATTCTTCTGTATGATAAGTACAGAGGTTATAAAAGCTATTAACTCTGTTGATTTCTTATCTATTACTACCCCAATACTTACTTATGCTGGTATTTCAGTAGCTAATAAATTAGAAACTTTAAGAAGTTTATCATGGAAAGTTGCAATAACAGGAATTTTCGTATTTATAGGAACTTATCTAGGTTCTGCTACTTTAGCACAATTTGGATTATTTCTTTCAAATAAATAAAAAAGTAGGGACCGAGTAATCAGTCCCTATCTTCTATCCTCTCTTATAAAATGCCTTATAAGCTCTATAAGTTTCATATACATCTAGTTTTGATGATACTTCAAATGGTGAATGCATAGCTAGAAGTGCTGGTCCTATATCTATTGTTCTTATTCCTAAATGAGCAAGGTACATAGCTACTGTACCTCCTCCACCTTCATCTACTTTCCCTAACTCTCCTATTTGCCAACATACATTTTCTTTATTTAAAATTCTTCTAATTTTTCCTACATACTCAGCATCAGCATCATTTGTTCCACTCTTTCCTCTAGCTCCAGTATATTTAGTTACAACTACTCCAAAACCTATTTTAGCTGCATTTTGTATATCATGTACTCCTTTAAATATAGGGTCTACACCAGCATTTACATCTGAAGATAGAGATTGAGAATTCCAAAGTACTCTTCTCAACATCATTTCATTAAAATGACCTTTAGATTTTTCTAAAATATCTCCTGTTATATATACTAAATAATCTGATTTTAGTCCTGTGCTTCCAGAAGAACCAATTTCCTCTTTATCTGCTAAGAAACAGATAGCTGTTTTGTCAGGAGTCTTTTCTAAATCTGTTATTGCTCTCATAGAAGTATATCCACAGATTCTATCATCTTGTCCATAAGCTCCTATCATAGATTGGTCAAATCCTATATCTCTTGCTTTCCCAGCTGGTACTAACTCAAGCTCTGCAGATATAAAATCTTCTTCTATTATTCCATAATCTCTATTTAAAATCTCTAAAACTGCATATTTTACCTTAGATTTTATCTCCTTATTATCAATTGTAGTAGGAATACTTCCTACTATTATTTGAAGTTCTTCTCCTTTAATTACCTCTCCTGTTTTTCTATCTCCTTGTATTTTGGCTGCTAAATGAGGTAAAATATCTGGAATTGTAAATACTGGGTCATTATCTTTTTCACCAATAACTATCTCTACTAATTTACCGTTTTCTAAAATTACTACTCCATGAAGTGCTAAAGGGATAGAAGCCCATTGATATTTTTTTATTCCACCATAATAATGAGTTTTCATATATGCTAGTTCAAACTCTTCATATAATGGATTTCCTTTTAAATCTAATCTTGGTGAGTCTATGTGTGACACTACATAATTTATTCCTTTTTCTAAATCCTCTTTTCCTATCACCGCTAAAACAAGATTTTTTCCTCTATTTACATAATAGATTTTATCTCCTGGAATAAGTTGATCCTTAGTATCAGCACTCACAAATCCTTTACTCTCAATATATTTTATTCCTTCATTTACAAACTCTCTCTCAGTTTTTCCTAAGTCTAAAAACTTTTTATAACCTTCACTGAATTTAAAAATTTCTGTTAAATTTTTTATTTTTTTCCAACCGTTTTCTATCTTGTATTCCATCATCTCATCCTCCAAATTGAAATAGTCTTCTCTTTTTCTAGTATAGCATAAAAAAATAAAAATCCCTCTTCATTTTTTGAAAAAGGGATTTTTATTTTACTAATCTATATAAAATATTTTGGGGAAAGATTTATGATATAGTAATACTATTTTTCAATGTCATTTATGTGAAATTTATAAGTTATTTTAGCTGCTTTAATTTAAAAAATAGTTTGACTTTTAAGAGTTTTTCATATATACTATTTCTGAAAATTAAATAAACTCTTGTTTAGACAAGGAGATGTTCTACACAGACAAACCATCTATAAAAAACTAGGCCAAAATTTAAAGTAATTATTTATTTTAAAGAGCAGAGTTTTTCTGCTCTTTTTTATTAGTTATTTTATCTTCCTAGTTTTTTAATAAACTTAGGAGGATAGAATGATATTTAGAAATGAATTACTTTGGTTTTGCATGCTAGTTATTAACTTTGGATTAATACTTTTTGCTTATAAGAAATTTGGAAGAATTGGACTTTATGCTTGGATACCAATTTCAACTATTTTAGCTAATATTCAAGTTGTTCTTTTAGTTGACTTATTTGGCTTTGGAACTACATTGGGAAATATTCTATATGCAGGAGGATTTTTAGTTACAGATATTTTAGCTGAAAACTATGGAAGAAAAGAAGCTCAAAGAGCTGTATATTTAGGATTTTTCTCTCTTATTGCAATGACTTTAATTATGCAGATAGCTGTATCTTTTACACCTTCTAATATTGAAGAGGGAATTATAACATTCAATGGTGTTAAAAGAGTATTTGATTTTATGCCAAGAATAGTAATAGCTTCTCTTATCTCATACCTTATCTCTCAAACTCACGATATTTGGGCTTATGAGTTTTGGAAAAAAAAATATAGTGAACCAAAACATATTTGGATAAGAAATAATGCTAGTACTATGGTTAGCCAACTTATAGATAATGCTTGTTTTACTTTAATAGCTTTCTATGGAGTTTATCCAAAAGAGGTATTAATTGAAATTTTCCTAACTACGTATTTTATGAAATTCTTAGTAGCTGTATGTGACACTCCATTTGTATATATAGCTCACTACTTAAAAAAGAAGAATTTAATAGAACAAGTTATATGATTATAAAAAAGAGGAGCAAAATTGCTCCTCTTAATTTTTTATTCATCTATATAGTTATCAAAATATCCTTGAATTAAGATAATAGGTGTTCCTTTATCTCCACTTCCAGAAGTTAAGTCACAAAGAGATCCTATTAAGTCAGTTAATCTTCTTGGAGTAGTTCCTTGAGTTATCATTTGTCCTTTTAAATCAGAATCTTTACTCTTAATAGCTTCAGTTACAGCTTTTTGTAATTCTTCTCCTTTTAAATCAGCTAAATCATTATCAGCTAGATATTTTAATTTTATTTCATTTGGAGTTCCCTCTAATCCATCAGTATATCCTGGTGAAACAACAGGGTCAGCAAGTTCCCAAATCTTTCCAACTGGATCTTTAAATGCTCCATCTCCATAAACCATAACTTCAATATTTTTTCCAGTTTTATCTTTTAACATTTTTTGGATTTTTACAACTAACTCTTTACAATCGCGAGGGAATAATTTTACACTATCCTCAGTTGCTTTATTTGAACCTAATAATCCATAATCAGAGTTATATC
The DNA window shown above is from Fusobacterium mortiferum ATCC 9817 and carries:
- a CDS encoding queuosine precursor transporter, which gives rise to MFRNELLWFCMLVINFGLILFAYKKFGRIGLYAWIPISTILANIQVVLLVDLFGFGTTLGNILYAGGFLVTDILAENYGRKEAQRAVYLGFFSLIAMTLIMQIAVSFTPSNIEEGIITFNGVKRVFDFMPRIVIASLISYLISQTHDIWAYEFWKKKYSEPKHIWIRNNASTMVSQLIDNACFTLIAFYGVYPKEVLIEIFLTTYFMKFLVAVCDTPFVYIAHYLKKKNLIEQVI
- a CDS encoding DUF3100 domain-containing protein; this translates as MKNKNLPYLIIFSVIVILIAELIGFKVLSIGKFKIGLLPLLFALIITMILAFNIFRKGILEKVYNEENVNFAGKYLIIIMLPLMAKYGADVAPRLKEIISIGWIFLIQELGNVGTVIIGLPIALLIGLRREAIGSTLGLGREGELAYISEKYTLNSDEGRGVLSMYIFGTLFGAIFFSVIAPIFLEIGFRVEALAIASGMGSASMMTAASSALAAIHPEKAEIIRAYAAASQLLTSFIGTFTMVFIAVPLQRFMYNKLTGGKKND
- a CDS encoding aminopeptidase; this translates as MEYKIENGWKKIKNLTEIFKFSEGYKKFLDLGKTEREFVNEGIKYIESKGFVSADTKDQLIPGDKIYYVNRGKNLVLAVIGKEDLEKGINYVVSHIDSPRLDLKGNPLYEEFELAYMKTHYYGGIKKYQWASIPLALHGVVILENGKLVEIVIGEKDNDPVFTIPDILPHLAAKIQGDRKTGEVIKGEELQIIVGSIPTTIDNKEIKSKVKYAVLEILNRDYGIIEEDFISAELELVPAGKARDIGFDQSMIGAYGQDDRICGYTSMRAITDLEKTPDKTAICFLADKEEIGSSGSTGLKSDYLVYITGDILEKSKGHFNEMMLRRVLWNSQSLSSDVNAGVDPIFKGVHDIQNAAKIGFGVVVTKYTGARGKSGTNDADAEYVGKIRRILNKENVCWQIGELGKVDEGGGGTVAMYLAHLGIRTIDIGPALLAMHSPFEVSSKLDVYETYRAYKAFYKRG